TTGCATTGGCCAACTAACTCGTTTAGCTCTTTTACCAGTGCAGTTGCCCAATGCGACACACACACCGCACATACATATACTAACTTGCTCAGGAGTCAGGACATACGATCGATCGAGGAGAGACCTTAGCTTATTTCTCTCTTGGTCTCGCCGATAGATGATTCGCCATGGAGGGTTCTTCCGTCGCGCTGCTCATCCTCATGCTCGCTCTCGCCGCCAGCAGCCTGGTTGCGCTGCTGCAACAACGCCATCCGAGACCGCGCGCCGACTGGCAATTGATCGTGGTCGCTTTGAAGGGCCACAACAGCGACGAGGCCAGATTGGCCCTGACGACCTACGACGTCTCCCTCGCCGGCTTCGCCAACCGGACCCACCACTGGCACGCCTTCCCGGGCCACGACCACCTCCTCCCCACGTCCACGCCCCTCCCGTTCGGAAACAGTTACCGCGACCTCATCGGCGGCCTCGCGAACCTGCCGGGTTTGCCCCTGGGGCGGGCGCCCACGCTGCAGGCCGTCCGCGCGCTCTCTGCCTACGACCCGGCCACCGCGGACCATGACGACGTCGAGACGCTGAAGCGGGCGCTGGCGACGCTGACGGTGACCACAAGCGAAGCCCAGCGGCTGACGCCGATCAAGGAGACGGTTGGGAAGGGGTGGGAGAGCGGCGAGGCTCgcgtcgcccccgagcacctgccGTACATCGAGCACTGGGACACCATGTGCTACGAGCTCATCCGCGCCAACCGGACCGGCGCGTGGGACGGGCCCTTCACCGAGCTGCTGAAGGAGAGCGCCAGTATCCACAGTACGGAGGAAGCGCTCGCCGTGGTTAATGTGATTGTCAATCGAACCATGGCGGATCTGCTCATGGCTCACGCTCGCAGTGCctgatgtgcatgcatgctagAGCTGTTCTGACTGCTGAGAGTAATAAATCAACGTTCTTGTTTGCTAGTAGCGTGTTATCGTTCGTGCGTGCGTGTTTAAGTTCCAAAACCAGTTCAACTGCATATACAAACCAGTTCATATTGAAATTATGGAGGTGGTGATACTAATACAAGGAGTTAATCTTGAAGAAAACAAATATGCTTTCTAAACCTATTTGCTATTGTGACACTCCTTGTATCATCACAAAGTAACTGCTATTTAAAATCATCGGTAAGGTCCTCGAAACAAAACTGTGTCCACTAATTTTTATGGTCATAtttgtaaaacatattttaataaaaatttaagacACAACGAGAGCGTACCTTGTGGCGCAATGACTATTGACTATATGGTTTCAAAAGAGAAATGCTTCACATACAACCCATTTGTACAACTCTATTACAATCAGATGCTCTGCCCTTTTTGACTAATAGATGAGCCATCAGCCAAGTGATTTTAGCCATTTGATGTCCTCCTTGTAAAGGACTTGTACAAATGGGTTAGCAGCAATTGTttctgttggtgaaagaaaatatcttccacaaAGAAGGACGGCGAGAgtctcttctagagaggagaaTTAAgcttaaagaaaaaatagagaggaAATAATACCAAATGTCTTGtcaatattgataaaaaaatctCTCCCTTGGTCTGATGACCAAAGGTCTGTACTTATAGTACCGTCAGGGTGCAAGTATACAAGTTTGTCCTTAGTGATACCAGCCATCGCTATACCATATGGATCTAAGGCCGGTTGAATCACACAGTCTGAGTCTAGATAGAATACTTTTACCTTtacttagaagatattatctactatgacaAATACAATGGTGTAAGTGGTCCTAAGGGCGATGTACTAGGCTGACCACCTATTATGGCGCTGGACTGTCTAGGGTGTCAGACCGACCACCACTTGGAttaggatgtcaggatggcctTCACTTGCATGGGTATTAAATgtcagtcacttccttgcaggtggAGAATGTTTGGCGAGCCCCCTATGGCTGATCTTTTGGCAAGACCTGATGGCTTACCCTCTGGGCTCCGGGGAGGCTGTCCTGTCCTTCGGAGGAAAGGGGCTCCGGAGAGCCCCGGAGCCTGGAGACCTGAAGGGTCTTCGAAGATCTGTGATCCATAGGCGTAGGCTTGCAGGACCAAGGGTGTCGAGGGTCCTTAATGACGAcgccaacagtagcccctcgcgagggagGCCAGCGGAGCGGCCGGCCCTGCAGTtttcggagcagggcctccggcggTCCCTAGCTCCATGGCTGACGGCCTACGGGTCTTCGTTTGGCTCAAGTTGTTTTGGAAAGTCCAGACCAATTGATTTGAACTAACAGTTTGGTAACACCTGTGAGGGGGCATTCAATGCGTCCTACGATTAGTGGCATGGTCATGCCTTATTGAGCAGTAGTGGGACACGTGGTGCCTCGTTGTTGGAGGGTCGTGGGGGCCGGTTTCGCTCCCCAACGATCGTGGCCTTGTGGATGAAAGGAGTGGGTGTGTGCGCGTGTTCCTAGGAGGAAATAACTTCCCCCTTAGTTTATAAGGTGGGGGTCCCGGCCGCTGGAGGCCCTATCTGACGCCTCTGCTTCACCTGCATCTGCTTTAGCCCACATGTGCGGTAGGCCATAGCACTCCCATCTTCCAAGCACTTCTTGTCGCCTTCCAGGGACCATCATGGTTAGCTCCGGCGCTAAAGGCGGGGCCATCGATGTGCGCGGGATGGCGGATGTTCAAGCGACGGCGATTCCCCCATAGCTGCCCAGGTCGCCGCCAGGTGTGGAGCTCCGCCGCGCCAGCAGGAAGTATCCCTGGCAGAATTTAtgaaagaggagagaaaaatGGAGCTTTGAAGCAAATGCTAGATAGCTTCTCTCTCGTCTCTCTACAGGATAGCGAGCCGGATAGCTTTTctgctggagatgctcttaggttAAGTAGAGTAACACGAGGTGCCAAATATGACACTATAGACCAAATTAACagaactaatttgattaattagctttaTCACTTAGGTTAATGTATGGGGCGCAATTAGTTGTTtatcgtacatacatctaagtagttattctTTACATTTACGTTTTTTTAGCAGATACGCTATAACTATCCATATTTACTATGGAGTACGTCCCACTATTTTGCATGGGAGGCTCATATCAATTCAGAATTATCAGCACATAGAGAGTATggttgagctacctattgatctagatggcctaAAATCACATATTATGAGCTTTTTATGTGTGAACCAACAGTCCTATAATGttatcctagagggtgtgcgACCACGGCTTGTGCCAAACATCGcggtcattgtccatacgttgttcgagttGATAAGTAACAACGCAtggctttgtactcacacaaggcattggaggagaactttgaaatgggggTCTGTgtaaacatagtatcacgactggtgcaaggtgaagcGGTGACTAGCGTGGAAGAATCAGGccatcatgtgatgcatgatgaggaggGATGGCATGTTGGGGAGGACAGTTTCGGTACAGAGGGACCAGGAGTGGACCCTACTGAGAAAGAtgtaggatgcatggatgatgaagccggtggtagcggggatgaataAGCTGCTAACAACGATGACTCGGTGCTGGcaatccagtactttcatggtgctgggctgctagatTGTACCATCGTTGTGTATAATACCTTATCtcactggggataccagaatagcgacatccaggtgggACAACGGTTTCGAAAGAGgaaggaggtcatccactttattagcaactatgctgtaatcacaagaagggaccacaagtgcgcctgGTCTAACCCTACGAAGTATGAGGTTATGTGTATCAAGCAcctgaattgtccttacttcgtacgagcacataagccaaaatatgaaaaccattttgtgctgagtagacgcaccccacatacatgcaacaaagatgctattaggaatgtgagccacgccattgatgcgaggttcatagcccaactcctcatcacccttgttggcatgaACATATGTctgtcgccaaaatccattataaatgaggtgcagactaagacgggtatgctgatcaattaccacaccacctggcgagcgaagcagaaggtgtTGAAGATATTGTTTGGATGTtttgaagagtcttacaactatgcccTGAGGTTGCTGTAGAAGATTGCCAtaacgaatccagggactcagtgggccatagTGGATGAGCCGATCAAACTAGAGGATGTGTCATACAGCagcactgaccgatacctcgtTAGTTTTTTCTGGTATTTTGCACAATGCATTGAAGATTTCAGATATTGCAAGCcggttgtatgtgtggatatTACATTTCTTAGCGGCAAGTCGGAATCGGAGTCTAAACGGATAAGATATGGGCTCTAGAAAATTAATCTTGGATTAATTTGGGAAAAGAAATATTTTGTGAGTATTCCTTGAATTTCGGAAAAAATGAA
This genomic window from Phragmites australis chromosome 7, lpPhrAust1.1, whole genome shotgun sequence contains:
- the LOC133923392 gene encoding uncharacterized protein LOC133923392; translation: MEGSSVALLILMLALAASSLVALLQQRHPRPRADWQLIVVALKGHNSDEARLALTTYDVSLAGFANRTHHWHAFPGHDHLLPTSTPLPFGNSYRDLIGGLANLPGLPLGRAPTLQAVRALSAYDPATADHDDVETLKRALATLTVTTSEAQRLTPIKETVGKGWESGEARVAPEHLPYIEHWDTMCYELIRANRTGAWDGPFTELLKESASIHSTEEALAVVNVIVNRTMADLLMAHARSA